In the genome of uncultured Celeribacter sp., the window AGCCTGCCCGCGTCGTTCTGCGGGGTCCAGAATGGATGCAGGCCGATCACACGCTTGATCGGTAAAGCGCGCTCCATCAGTGGAAGGCTTTTGCCCCCCTTATGGCACCGATTTCAGAACCGAGCTTGCAATGCTCTGAACGACCTGTTCGCGCAGCATGAGTTGCGCATTTTCGCCAAAGAGATCATCACCAAAGTTCATCGAAAACGTTGCCCGGTTCGCAACGTTGAAAAAGCTCATCGCAGAGATTTGCCAGTGGATCACCAAGGGCGAGACATCTGCGCGGAAGAGGCCTGCCTCGACGCCACGGCGACAAATCCGGTCGAGTTGTTCAATCGCTGCGATATTGGTCGTCGCAAGCGTTTCAATGCGGGACATATGCGTGCCGTCGTGGATGTTTTCGATCATCACGAGGCGGATGAAATCCGGGTTCTGGCGATGGTGATCGAAAGTGAATTCCACCACTTTGCGAAGCGCCTCATCCGGCGGCAGGTGACGAATGTCGAGATTGGCCTCGGCTTCGCGGACTTCGCGGTAAGCCTGATCCAGCACGGCGAGATAGAGGCTCTCCTTGTCGCCGAAATAGTAGAAAATCATCCGCTTCGACGTCTGGGTACGTTCGACGATGGCGCTGATCCGCGCGCCCGACAACCCGTGTGCTGCAAACTCTGCACGCGCCGCATTGAGGATGTCCGCCTTCACAGTTTCCGGGTCCTGTTTCCACGATCGACCTTGTGAACGCGTTTGCGCAGTTTTTTGTTTTGTCTCGCTGACCATGGCTCGCCTCCTCCGTCCCGCCAAAGTTGCACATTTAACCGCAGGGTTCAATTGTCTTGACGTAATTAACCGAGTGGTTCATTTTAACACCAACGAATCGTCAATACCGCCTGGGAGGAGCGTCTTGACCACGCCAAACGCACCCAAAACCACAACAGAGACCCCCAAGGACTCTGTCCTCACCGGCCTGATCGGTCGCGGCATCGCTTTGTCGCGCACGCCCGCCATGCATATGGCCGAGGCCCGCGCCCAAGGCATCAACGGCGTCTACCGCATTCTCGACATGGACGCACCGGAGCGTGCGAACACCTCCCTCAAAGAGCTGATCGAGCAGGCAAAAATCCTGGGCTACGACGGGTTCAACGTCACCTATCCCTATAAAATCGAGGTCATCGAGCACCTTGACGAGCTGTCCGACAACGCCCGCTCTGTCGGCGCCGTGAACACGGTGGTTTTGAAGGACGGCAAGCGCTACGGGCACAACACCGATCTTTGGGGTTTTGCCGAAAGCTTTCGCCGTGGCCTGCCCGACGCCAAACGCGACCATGCGCTTTTGATCGGGGCCGGCGGGGCCGGTGTGGCCGTGGCGCACGCGTTGGCGGATTGCGGCGTGAAGCTGCTGTCGATCACCGACATAGACCCCGCGCGCGCCGAAAGCCTCGCCGCGCAGGTCCGCGCCAATCGCCCGGACTGCACGACCCGCACCGTGACCGATGTGGCTGCCCTTGTGAACGAAGATCGTCCCGACGGCATCGTCAACACCACCCCCGTGGGCATGGCGAAACTGCCCGGCACCTCTTTTCCGGTCGACCTGATCGATCCTGAGATGTGGGTCGCGGACATCGTCTATTTCCCGCTGGAAACCGAATTGCTGCGCGCCGCGCGGGCCAAGGGCTGCGCCGTGCTGCCCGGCTCCGGCATGGCTGTGTTTCAGGCGGTTCGCGCCTTTGAGCTTTTCACCGGCCTGCCCGCCAGCCCGGAGCGGATGAAAGCCCGCTTCGATGCCTTTGACGAGACCCCGCAAACGCAGGCGAGTTAAACAGGCGGGCGAACGACACGCACACGACAGATACGCAAATGGGAGGAACACTATGCGTTTTGAACTGAAAACCCTCACCGCCGCCGCGGCGCTCACGCTCGGCATGGGTGCCATGGCCAGCGCGGAAACCATCCGCATCGCCCACGTCGATCCGGACGAATGGACCGGCTCGAAAAAAGGCGCCGCTGCTCAGATTTTCAAGAACATCGTCGAAGGTGAAACCGATCTTGAGGTCGAGATCTTCCCGGCAGGCGCCCTTGGCAACGAAGACGAGCTGATCGGTCAGGCCCAAGAAGGCCTGTTGCAAATGGCCATCGTGTCCGGCGCCATGTCGAAAGCCTGCCCGGCGGCCTCCGTGCTCGACATCCCCTACACCTTTGCCTCCGCGACCGTCGCCTGGGACGTGCTCGACGGTGAGTTCGGCGACAACCTCGCCCAGCACTGCCTCGACCAAACCGGTCTGCGCACGCTGGCGTACGGTGAAACCGGTTTCCGCAACTTCACCAACGGCACCCGCGAAATTCGCAGCCCCGAGGATATGGAAGGCCTGAAATTCCGCGTTCAGCCGATCCCGCTCTACGTCGAAATGGTCAAAGGTCTGGGCGGTGAGCCGACTCCGATCGCATGGACCGAACTGCCGAACGCGCTCTCCACGGGTGTGGTCGACGGTCAGGAAAACCCGGTCGGCGTGATCTACAACAACGGTCTGCACAAGCTTCAGAAATACATGACGCTCGACGGCCACGTTTACGCCGCCGACTTCATCGTGATCGACGATGCGTTCTTTGGCGATCTCTCGGCCTCCGAGCAGGAAGTCGTCGCGAAAGCCGCGCGCATCGCGGGCAACATGGGCCGTTCGATCCAACAATGGAACACCGCAGAAGGCGTCAAGAAGGTTCAGGAAGAAGGCATGGAAGTCTACTCCCCGACCGCCGACGAAATCGCCGCTTTCGCCGAGAAAGCACAGCCTGCCGTGGTGGAATATCTCCGTGGCGAGCTGGGCGACGATGCCGTCTGGATCGACAACCTGCAGGCCGCTGTGGCCGCCGCGAACGAGTGATCCTTCATCCGGACCACGACACGTAACTGACGGCGGACCGGCGCGAAATGTGCCGGTCCAACGCCGTAAAGAGGGGGCTCCATGCACCGTTTCAACGCCATTATCCGACGGGTGTTCGCCTTTGGCTCCGGCCTGTCCATGGCGCTCGTCTTCGCGATCATCTTCGTGAACTCGCTGCGCCGCTACATCGTCGGGCAATCCGTGCCCTGGGGTGAGGAGCTTCCGATTTACCTGACCATTTATGGCGTGATGTTCGGCATCGCCTGGGCCTATAGCGTCGACCAGCACATCCGCTTTACAATCCTTGTCGACATGATCAAACGCCGGACCCGCGAAAAGCTCTATCTTGCGGTGGATGTGGTCACCATGATCTCCGGGCTGTGCCTCGCCTACTCCGGGCATATGTTCGCGATGCGTCGCGGCAATCTGGCCTCTTCGGGTCTGAAATCCACCGCCGACAGCCTTGCGCAATCGACCGGCATCGAGGCGCTCACCTGGATAGGCAAGGTCGGCACCTGGCAATATGCCATGGCCGTCGGCGGCGTGCTTTTGGCGCTTGCGGCCTTTGGGAAATTTTTTGAGCGTTATGACGCTTTGAAAGGGGTGCAGAGATGATCTACGCCGTTTTGATCCTTGCGCTGATCGCCGGTGTGCCGATCGCGTTTTCGATCCTCGCCGCGCTGTTTTCTTTCATGGCGACGCAGGACAACCCCTATGTCATGCGCATCGTCGCCACCGAGATGTTCAAAAGCCTGAACTCTTTCCCGCTTCTCGCCATCCCGCTGTTCGTTCTGGCGGGCGAAATGATGAACGAGTCCGGCATCACGGGCCGTATCATCGCCTTCGCCAACGTCCTTGTTGGACGGATGCGCGCAGGGTTGGCTTTGGTGAACATCTGGGCCTCTGTGATCTTTGCCGGGCTGTCCGGTTCTGCCGTGGCCGATACTTCCGCGATTGGCCGCGTGTTCATCCCCGAGATGGAAAAACACGGCTACAAACGCGATTTCGCCGCCGCCTTGACCGCCGCCTCTTCGGTGATCGGGCCGATAATTCCGCCCTCGATCCCGGTGATCATCTATGCGCTGATCGTCTCCGGCGTCTCTGTGCCCGCGCTCTTCATGGCGGGTGTGATCCCCGGTATTCTGCTGGCCGTGTTCCTGTCGGCCTATGTGATGCTGACGGTCAAAATCGACCACGGCGATCAGTCCAGCGATCTGGTGACGCAACCTGCGGGTCAGGCCCTGATAGGCGGCATCCTTCCGCTGTTGATGCCGGTCTTTGTGGTGGGCTCGATCCTCTTGGGCATCGTGACGCCGACTGAGGCCGCCAGCTTTGCGGTCGCCTATGCGCTGTTTCTGGGCCTCTTTGTGTATCGCAAGATCAAGCTCGACCGTCTGCCGACGATCTTCGCCGCCGCCATGCGCGACAGTGCGGTGATCCTTGTGATCATCTCTGCCGTGGGCGCCGGCAACTGGCTTTTGACCTACAACCGCGTGCCGAACATGCTCACCGATTGGGTGCTGTCGAACGTCGATGGTCAGACCGCCTTCCTGATCGCAGTGATCCTGCTGTTCCTCTTCGTGGGTCTCTTCCTCGAAGGCATCGCGGCCATGTTGGTCCTCGTGCCGATCCTGCATCCGATTGCCGTCAGCCTCGGCATCGACCCGGTGCATTTCGGCATCCTCGTGATCTTCAACCTGATGATCGGGTTGATCACGCCGCCGCTGGGCCTCTGCCTATTTGTCGCCGAAGGGGTGGCGCAGGTGGGGATGGCCAAACTCACCCGCGCGATCCTGCCGTTCTTTGCGGTCGAAGTGCTGGTGCTTTTGATCCTCACCTTCGTGCCCGAAACGGTGACCTGGCTGCCGACCGTGCTCGGCTATTGATGAAATACCCCCGGGCCCATCTTGGGCCTGGGGTCTGTCCCATAGGAGTTCCCCGCGATGAAGACCTCGATTGCCACCGTCTCGATTTCCGGCAACTTCCGGGAAAAACTCGATGCCATCGCCAAGGCGGGCTATGACGGCATCGAGATTTTCGAACAGGATTTCATCGCCCATGACGGCGGCCCGCGCGACGTGGCGCGGATGGTGCGCGATCACGGCCTCGACATCCCGCTGTTCCAGCCGTTTCGCGATTTCGAATGCCTGCCGGAGCCGCTCCGGTCCAAAGCCTTTGATCGTGCGAAACGCAAATTCGACGTGATGAACGAGCTGGGGACGGACCTCATCCTGTTCTGTTCCTCCTGCCACCCCGCAAGCCTTGGCGGTATCGACCGCGCGGCGGATGATTTCGCGGAGCTGGGTGAGGTGGCCAAGGCGCATGGCGTCCGTGTCGGTTACGAAGCACTCGCCTGGGGGCGGCATATCAACGATCACCGCGACGCCTGGGAGATCGTGCGTCGCGCCGATCACGACAACATCGGCTTGATCGTCGACAGTTTCCACACGCTGGGACGCAAGCTCGATCCGAATTCGATCCGCTCCATCCCCGGCGACAAGATTTTCTTTGTCCAGCTGGCCGATGCGCCGCTCATCGACATGGACCTGCTCTATTGGTCGCGCCATTTCCGCAACATGCCGGGCGAGGGCGATCTCGACGTCACGGGGTTCATGCGCGCCGTCATGGCGTCGGGCTATGCCGGGCCGATCAGCCTTGAGATTTTCAACGATCAGTTCCGCGGCGGCAATCCCCTGACCATCGCGCAGGACGGCTATCGCTCGCTGATTTCGCTGATGGACGATGTGCGCACGGTGGAGCCGACGATCGCGCTCGACCTGCCGCCGATCCCACCGCGTGTCGGGGTCGACGGCGTGTCTTTCATCGAATTCGCTGCCCGGGGCGAGGATGCGCAGAAGCTTTCGACCCTTCTCAGTTCTCTGGGCTTCGTGCACACCGCGCATCACCGCAACAAGGAAATCGGCCTCTGGCAACAGGGCGACATCCGTATTGTGTTGAACTCCGAAGACAGCGGCCACGCCGCCCATGTCTGGAACGCGCGGGGCCTCAGTGTCTGTGACATCGGGCTCAAGGTCGGCTCGGCCAAGGACACCGTTGCCCGTGCCACCGCCTTGGGGGCCAGCCCCTTTGAGCAACCCATCGGCCCCGGCGAATTGTCGATCCCGGCCATTCGCGGGCTTGAGGGATCGGTTCTGCATTTCATCGACGAGGAAAGCGGGCTGTCGCGGGTCTGGGACGTGGAATTCGTCGCGACCGGCGAGGCGGCGACCGCCGACGCCGGCCTCAAGCGCATCGACCACATCGCCCAGACCATGAGCTATGATAATATGCTCAGCTGGACCCTGTTTTACACCGCGCTTTTCGACATGGACAAATCACCCATGGTGGACGTGATCGACCCTGACGGGCTGGTCCGGTCTCAGGTCGTCGAAAGCGAAGGTCGCGGGTTCTGCGTTTCGCTCAACGGTGCGGAGACGCATCGCACGCTGGCCGGGGATTTCCTCGCGCAAAGCTTCGGCGCCTCGGTGCAGCACATCGCGCTTGCGACCGACGACATCTTTGCCACGGCCGAAGCGTTGAAAGCCTGCGGCTTCGACCCCCTGCCCCTGTCGGACAACTACTATGCCGATCTCGCGGCGCGTTTCGATCTCGCGCCCGGGCTTTTGGAACGTCTGAAAGCCACCAATGTGTTCTACGACGAACTGAACGGAAGCCCCTTTTTCCAGCTCTATTCCCGCAGCTTCGCAGGCGGCATGTTCTTTGAGATCGTGCAGCGCGAGCCGGGCTATGGCGGCTATGGCGCGGCCAATGCGCCCTTCCGGATTGCCGCGCAAAAACGTCTGGCGCGGCCAAAGGGCATGCCCGCGATGAAGGGCTGAAGGCCGCAAAAGCGATGCGCTCGCTGCGAGCCGCGCCTCTTTCGGGCTTTGACCGAACTGACGCCGGAACTGACGGTTGAACAGGGACTGATCAGAGAACCCGCATTTGTAACTGATCTGACCAATGCTTTGTGTCGCGCAACTCGGTAAATTCGCATCTCGGCAGGGTCATCACCATCTGGCGCACCGGGCGCGAACTTTGGTCCCTCTGCGACAAGACCGCCTGCGTCGTTTATATCTGCTGCAAAATGTCGCAATTTGTGCAGCCGGCAGTCGAGAACATCCATCGTTCGCGGGCCGCCGGTACGGAGACCCAAGCAAACGCCAGATCGCCCGTGGCGCATATGTCGCCCGCGCCGTGCGCGAAGGGATGACGGCGCATCCCGGCAATCTCTATCCGACGATGAGGTTTACGTCTTACACCAAGATGTCGGACGCCGACATTGACGCGCTCTACGCCTATATGATGGCGATACCGCCGGTGACCCAGGAGGCGCCTATCTGGTACAGGGCCCGGCGGTGCGCGAGACCCTTCACTAAGACCCGGAAAGAGCCATGCGATTTTCCGCCCCGCCGCTGCGCGTCTGCGCCCTTGCCCTTAGGGTCCTGACCTTCGGGTCGGCCACAGTTGCGCAAGAGATGACCTTAGACCCGGTCGCTGCCGCCGAGATCCAAGGCGACAGCACCGACACGCGTCTGGCGCAGAACACCTGTTTGCAGTGCCACAGTATGGGCGTCGGCCCGGATTTGCGGCTGCAAAAGCTGGATTATGAGGCCCTGCACCACGTCACGCGGCATGGACTGAACGCCATGCCCGCCTTCCGTGAGAGTGAAATCTCTGACGAAGAGCTGCGCCTTGCCGTCGCTCCTAATCGTTGAGGGCAAGTGCGCTTAATCCCGTCTGCGCCGTCAGACCCCCTCTCGGAACCGTGCCATAACGCGGCTTCGCGCCTTACGGACCGCCTTACAAGGGTCATCCCCCTGCCCCAGTGAGACCGCGATGGCGCTGGCAAGCTGACACCCTGTGCCCCGCAAAGAAAAACCGTATCGAGACCCACTGAACGTCTGAAGGCACCCGTTTTCCAGATAGAGCCTGTCTTCGCAGCGATCCCCTTCTTCTGCATGACCTCCTTTCACCAGAACCGCCTTGCACCCGCAGGTCATGAGCGCCTCCACGCATGCGGCCTCATCGGACACATCCTTGAGCCCCAAGCGGGAGGAGAGCATCCGAAGTTCCGGCAAATTGGGTGTCAAAAGCATCGTGCGCGGAAGTAGATCGGCCAGAAGCGCCTCCATGCCGGCACCATCAAGCAAGGCGCGCCCCGAAGACGATGCGAGCACAGGGTCCAGCACCAGCGGGGCAACAGGCAGACTACGCGCCACCGCTTTGACAAGCTGCGCGGACCCGAGCATTCCGATTTTGACCGCATCCACACCTCTGGCCGACGTCACTTGTGCCTGCAGGAGTTCCGGCGACATCATCTGAACCGCACTGACACGCATGTCCGTTTGGGCGGTGACCGCCGTCACAGCGATGGACGCCTCCGCCCCCATGCCCGCGACCGTGGCGATGTCGCGGACCAACCCGGCGCCGCCGCCGGAATCCGTCCCCCCGATCAAGAGCACCCGCACGCTCATGCGCCCACCGCACAGATGACGACCCGCCGATGGCCCTTGTCTTCCAAATCTCTTGCGGCCCGCCAGGCCCGCAAACCGCTGGCGCAGAGGAACACCACACGCCGCTCCGTGGGGGGCGAATGCTGCGCCGGGTCAACGGTTTCCCCGGCCCTCAGATCAACCACAAGGTCATCCTTTTCGATCTCGCGTGAAGAGATGATCTTGGGGAACACTTCGGCGGGTTCAGGCGCGTCCTCAAAGCCGAATTGCGAGACGTGCCATGTTGCGAAATCGACAGACAACAGTCGACCCAGAGGCGAAGGCGCGTGGCCCAAGAGGATCGAGAGCGCCATCTGGGCCTGCAACGCGCCAAGGGTGGCGACGGCTGGCCCCATCACGCCGGAGGTGGCACAGGTCGCGGCCATAGCAGGCGGGTCGGGAAAGACGGCGCGCAGGCTCGGGGCCTGACCACAAAAGCCGCCGACATAGCCCTGCCGCCCAAGAACGGATGCACTCACCAGCGGCTTGGCCGCGCGCAGGCAAAGGTCTGAAAGCGCATAGCTGACGGCAAAACTATCCGCCGCGTCGATCACCAGATCGACGCTGTCGATCTCTGCGCGAGCCGAGACAGGACATAGACGCGCCACTCGCGCCAGCACATGACAGTCAGGGTTGAGCGCCCTCAGATGTCGCGTGGCCACTTGGGCCTTGGACTGGCCAAGATCGCTGATACGGAAAAGTGTCTGGCGATGCAGGTTGTGCTCCTCGACGATGTCAGGGTCGTAAAGGGTGATCTGGCCGACACCGCCCCCCACCAAAAGTGGCAAGAGTGTAGACCCCAAGCCGCCAGCTCCCGCGATCAGCACCTTGGACTTGGCGAGCCGGGCCTGACCTTCGATGCCAACCTCCGGCAGACTCATTTGCCTGTCGTAACGGCTCATTTGACATACTCCCGCGTGGCTTCGATCCATTCTGCGCAGCGTGCCTCAGGGTTCGTGGCCGTGGCTATGTCGGTCACCACGGCGGCACTGTCTGCGCCCGCTTCGAACAGGCCGGGCAGGCGCTCGGGCGTCAACCCACCGATGCCAACCAGCGGAGTGTCTCCGGTCATGGCTTTCCAGCGCCGCACCCGATCCAAGCCTTGCGGTCCCCATTTCATCTGCTTCAGAAGCGTCGGATAGACGGGCCCCAAAGCGACATAGGCGGGGTCATGCGACAGCGCGCGCTCCAATTCCGTCTCGTCATGGGTCGAGAGGCCAAAACGCAGGCCCGCGCGGCGCAAGGCGGCAAAATCGGCGGTGTCCATGTCTTCTTGGCCGAGGTGCACAAAGCGACATTTCAGGTCGAGCGCGGCCTGCCAATAGTCGTTCACCACAAGCCGGGCGCGATGCACCGCACAAAAATCGCGGGCGCGGCGGATTTGACGGCGGACTTCTTCGTCTGGCTGATCCTTGATCCGAAGCTGCACGAGGCGCACCCCCTGCGGCACGAGCAATTCCAACTGACTGACATGACTGACGATGAGATAAAACGGATCAAGCGTCATGCCAAAAGCTCCGCCATGCCGAACACCGGGGTGGAGGCCTCAGCCATATCGCGCCGCGGCATGAGGCCCGCGTCACAGGCCTGTTTTCCGGCGTCGACAGCACGGGAAAATGCCCCGGCCATGGCCACGGGGTCGACGGCCTTGGCCACGGCGGTGTTCAAAAGCACCGCATCGAAGCCCATTTCCATCGCTTGTGCCGCTTGTGACGGCGCGCCGATCCCGGCGTCGATCACCAGAGGCACATCGCGAAAATGCGCGCGCATGGTCCGTAAGCCTTCGATGTTGCGCAGCCCTTGGCCGGAGCCAATCGGCGCGCCCCACGGCATCAACACGCGGCATCCGGCCTCGATCAGTTTTTCGCCGAGGATCAGATCTTCGGTGGTGTAGGGAAAGACCTCGAACCCGTCGGCGCAGAGGATGCGCGCGGCTTCGACCAAGGCAAAGGGATCGGGTTGTAGCGTATCGGCATGGCCGATCACTTCGAGTTTGATCCAGTTGGTCCCAAAGACTTCGCGCGCCATCTGTGCCGTGGTGACCGCTTCGCGGGCGCTGTGACAGCCCGCCGTGTTGGGCAGGATGCGACAGCCGCTGTCTTTGAGAATGTCACGAAACCCCGCGCCGCCTGCGCCCTCGCGACGAAGCGAGACGGTGATCACCTCCGTGCCAGAGGCCGCGATGGCCACCCGCAAGATGTCGGGGGAGGGGTATTGTGCCGTGCCGAGCAGCAGGCGGTTTTTCAACTCGGTGCCGTAGAACATCTCAGCCTCCCTGCATGGGCGAGAGAAGTTCGATCTTCATGCCCGCCGTCAGGTTGACCCTCTCGCGCGCGTCGCGCGGCACGAATTGCCCGTCGACGGCGGAGGCGACAGAGCGCGCCTCATAGTTTTGCTCCGTGATCAGCGCGGCCAGCGTGGGGACGGAGGTCTCTACGGTTTGTCCGTTCAATTCAATGCGCATCGGCGTTCTCCTGTGTCAAAAGCCCGGCCAGATCCATGCCCAGAACGGGGGCCATCAGAAAGCCGTGGCGATACATGCCGTTGATGTGAAATCCCGTGCCGTTGCGGCGCAGGGCCGGGATATTGTCGGGAAAAGACGGGCGCAGCCCTGCGCCGGTCATGATGATTTCGGCCTCGGCAAACGCGGGATGAAGGCTATAGGCCGCCGAGAGCAATTCCATCGCCGCGCGCGCCGTGATCGGGCCGGAGCGATTGGATTCGACCATGGTCGCCCCGATCATGAACCGCCCCTCGCCGCGCGGCACGATGTAACAGGGAAACCGAGGATGCAGCAGGCGCACGGGCCGCGAGAGCGTGACCTCGGGCGTGTAAACCTCAAGCATCTCGCCCCGCACACCGCGCAGATCGGGGAGGGTCTCGGTGGCGGACATACCGCGACAGTCCACGATCCGCCCCTGTGGTGCGCCGTCGCGAAACACGACGCCCTGCGCGAGAAGCCGGTGCTTCAGCCCGGTGAGTGCCGCGTTTGGATCGAGATGGGCTTCGTTCTCGAAATAGAGCCCACGGGCAAAGCGATCCTCGAGATCGGGTTCCAACGCATTGGGCGTGACCCAGCGATGCGCCCGGGTGGCACGGGCGAAGCGGTCGAGTTCCTGCGCATCGCGGGGCGGGGCCACGACCAGCGTGCCGTGTCGGGTCACATCCACATGGGCGGCCCACCACGCGATGGCGGCCTGACCCCGTGTGACAATGATGTCGGGGGCGCTTTCGCCCTCGCAAAACGGCGCAAGCATCCCGCCCGCCAAACGGGAGGCGGGCGCGGGGGCGGTGTCGGGGCATATCACCTCGAGTTCGACCCCCGCGTCCATGAGGGCGGTGGCGGCGCAAAGCCCCGCCACGCCTGATCCAAGGATCGAAATCATTCGGCCGGTTCCGCAGCTTGGCCCTCTGCCGGGATGTAAAGCGCGCCGCCCTCGCGGAATTTTTCCGCCATGGAAGCCATGCCTTCCTGTTTGGCCGCTTCGGCCCGGATGTCGTGAGAAATCCGCATCGAACAGAACTTCGGCCCGCACATGGAACAGAAATGCGCCACCTTATGCGCCTCTTTCGGCATGGTTTCGTCATGCATCTCGCGCGCTGTATCCGGGTCGAGGCCGAGGTTGAACTGATCCTCCCAACGGAACTCGAACCGCGCGCGTGACAAAGCATCGTCGCGCAGTTGCGCCCCCGGATGCCCCTTGGCGAGATCGGCGGCATGGGCGGCGAGTTTGTAGGTGATCACCCCGGTTTTCACGTCGTCGCGGTCCGGCAGGCCAAGGTGTTCCTTCGGCGTCACGTAGCAAAGCATCGCGGTGCCGAACCAACCTATCATCGCCGCGCCGATGGCGGAGGTGATGTGATCGTATCCCGGCGCGATGTCGGTCGTGAGCGGCCCGAGCGTGTAGAACGGGGCCTCGTGGCAGTGCTTCAGTTGTTCGTCCATGTTGGCTTTGATCTTGTGCATCGGCACGTGACCGGGGCCTTCGATCATCACCTGGCAATCCTTGGCCCAGGCGATTTTGGTCAGCTCGCCCAGCGTGCGCAGCTCGGCAAATTGCGCCTCGTCATTGGCATCCGCAATCGAGCCGGGGCGCAGCCCGTCACCCAGAGAAAACGACACATCATAGCGTCGGCAGATGTCGCAAATCTCGTCGAAATGCTCGTAAAGAAAGCTCTCGCGATGATGATGCAGGCACCATTTCGCCATGATCGACCCGCCGCGCGAGACGATGCCGGTGACGCGTTTGGCGGTCATCGGGATCATGTGAAGCCGCACGCCCGCGTGGATGGTGAAATAATCGACACCTTGCTCCGCCTGCTCAATCAGCGTGTCGCGGAACACCTCCCACGTCAGGTCCTCGGCAATGCCGCCGACCTTTTCCAGCGCCTGATAGAGCGGCACGGTCCCGATCGGCACAGGCGCGTTGCGGATGATCCAGTCGCGGATGTTGTGGATGTTCCGCCCCGTCGAGAGATCCATCACCGTGTCGCCACCCCAACGGATCGCCCAGACCATTTTCTCCACCTCTTCCTCCATCGAAGAGGTGACAGCGGAGTTGCCGATGTTGGCGTTGATCTTCACTTTGAAATTGCGCCCGATGATCATCGGCTCCAATTCGCGGTGGTTGATGTTGGCGGGAATGATAGCGCGGCCTTCGGCGATCTCTTTGCGGACGAACTCGGGCGTGACCAGCTCGGGCAGCGTGGCGCCAAAGGCATCGCCATCGGTTGTCGCGCCCGACAGGCGGCCCTCGTTCTCGCGGATCGCGACGAATTCCATCTCCGGCGTGATGATCCCGGCCTTGGCATAGGCGAGCTGGGTCACGGCGCGATCCCCCACGGCACGCAGTGGGGCGCGCTGATGCGGGAAGGCGGGAGTCAGACGTTCGCCGGTGGCAAAACCGTTGTCGGCCTCGGTCACCGCACGGCCTTGATACTCTTCGACATCGCCGCACTGATGTTGCCAACCACCGCGCACATCGGGCAGGCCCTGGGCAATGTCGATCTGGGCGGCGGGGTCGGTGTAGGGGCCGGAGCTGTCATAGACCCGCAGAGGCGCCTCGCCCGTCACCGCGATTTCACGCAGCGGCACGCGCAGTTCGTGAGTTTCACCATGCACATAGATTTTCTGGGACGCCGGCAAAGCGCCGGTGGTGATGGTGGGAATAGTGTCTTTCATTTCGGTCTCCTCAAACGATGAGACCCAAGTGAAACGGGTAGCAGACATGGACCGCCGCCCCTGCGTCCAAACGCAAAAGGGCCATGCGGCCCGAAAGGACCGCCCTCGTGTCAGAGATTGCGGAATTGCCCTTCGGTCTTCCT includes:
- a CDS encoding TetR family transcriptional regulator; translation: MVSETKQKTAQTRSQGRSWKQDPETVKADILNAARAEFAAHGLSGARISAIVERTQTSKRMIFYYFGDKESLYLAVLDQAYREVREAEANLDIRHLPPDEALRKVVEFTFDHHRQNPDFIRLVMIENIHDGTHMSRIETLATTNIAAIEQLDRICRRGVEAGLFRADVSPLVIHWQISAMSFFNVANRATFSMNFGDDLFGENAQLMLREQVVQSIASSVLKSVP
- a CDS encoding TRAP transporter small permease subunit, translating into MHRFNAIIRRVFAFGSGLSMALVFAIIFVNSLRRYIVGQSVPWGEELPIYLTIYGVMFGIAWAYSVDQHIRFTILVDMIKRRTREKLYLAVDVVTMISGLCLAYSGHMFAMRRGNLASSGLKSTADSLAQSTGIEALTWIGKVGTWQYAMAVGGVLLALAAFGKFFERYDALKGVQR
- a CDS encoding shikimate dehydrogenase, with the translated sequence MTTPNAPKTTTETPKDSVLTGLIGRGIALSRTPAMHMAEARAQGINGVYRILDMDAPERANTSLKELIEQAKILGYDGFNVTYPYKIEVIEHLDELSDNARSVGAVNTVVLKDGKRYGHNTDLWGFAESFRRGLPDAKRDHALLIGAGGAGVAVAHALADCGVKLLSITDIDPARAESLAAQVRANRPDCTTRTVTDVAALVNEDRPDGIVNTTPVGMAKLPGTSFPVDLIDPEMWVADIVYFPLETELLRAARAKGCAVLPGSGMAVFQAVRAFELFTGLPASPERMKARFDAFDETPQTQAS
- the dctP gene encoding TRAP transporter substrate-binding protein DctP, giving the protein MRFELKTLTAAAALTLGMGAMASAETIRIAHVDPDEWTGSKKGAAAQIFKNIVEGETDLEVEIFPAGALGNEDELIGQAQEGLLQMAIVSGAMSKACPAASVLDIPYTFASATVAWDVLDGEFGDNLAQHCLDQTGLRTLAYGETGFRNFTNGTREIRSPEDMEGLKFRVQPIPLYVEMVKGLGGEPTPIAWTELPNALSTGVVDGQENPVGVIYNNGLHKLQKYMTLDGHVYAADFIVIDDAFFGDLSASEQEVVAKAARIAGNMGRSIQQWNTAEGVKKVQEEGMEVYSPTADEIAAFAEKAQPAVVEYLRGELGDDAVWIDNLQAAVAAANE
- a CDS encoding TRAP transporter large permease, which translates into the protein MIYAVLILALIAGVPIAFSILAALFSFMATQDNPYVMRIVATEMFKSLNSFPLLAIPLFVLAGEMMNESGITGRIIAFANVLVGRMRAGLALVNIWASVIFAGLSGSAVADTSAIGRVFIPEMEKHGYKRDFAAALTAASSVIGPIIPPSIPVIIYALIVSGVSVPALFMAGVIPGILLAVFLSAYVMLTVKIDHGDQSSDLVTQPAGQALIGGILPLLMPVFVVGSILLGIVTPTEAASFAVAYALFLGLFVYRKIKLDRLPTIFAAAMRDSAVILVIISAVGAGNWLLTYNRVPNMLTDWVLSNVDGQTAFLIAVILLFLFVGLFLEGIAAMLVLVPILHPIAVSLGIDPVHFGILVIFNLMIGLITPPLGLCLFVAEGVAQVGMAKLTRAILPFFAVEVLVLLILTFVPETVTWLPTVLGY
- a CDS encoding TIM barrel protein; translated protein: MKTSIATVSISGNFREKLDAIAKAGYDGIEIFEQDFIAHDGGPRDVARMVRDHGLDIPLFQPFRDFECLPEPLRSKAFDRAKRKFDVMNELGTDLILFCSSCHPASLGGIDRAADDFAELGEVAKAHGVRVGYEALAWGRHINDHRDAWEIVRRADHDNIGLIVDSFHTLGRKLDPNSIRSIPGDKIFFVQLADAPLIDMDLLYWSRHFRNMPGEGDLDVTGFMRAVMASGYAGPISLEIFNDQFRGGNPLTIAQDGYRSLISLMDDVRTVEPTIALDLPPIPPRVGVDGVSFIEFAARGEDAQKLSTLLSSLGFVHTAHHRNKEIGLWQQGDIRIVLNSEDSGHAAHVWNARGLSVCDIGLKVGSAKDTVARATALGASPFEQPIGPGELSIPAIRGLEGSVLHFIDEESGLSRVWDVEFVATGEAATADAGLKRIDHIAQTMSYDNMLSWTLFYTALFDMDKSPMVDVIDPDGLVRSQVVESEGRGFCVSLNGAETHRTLAGDFLAQSFGASVQHIALATDDIFATAEALKACGFDPLPLSDNYYADLAARFDLAPGLLERLKATNVFYDELNGSPFFQLYSRSFAGGMFFEIVQREPGYGGYGAANAPFRIAAQKRLARPKGMPAMKG